One window of Brachionichthys hirsutus isolate HB-005 chromosome 21, CSIRO-AGI_Bhir_v1, whole genome shotgun sequence genomic DNA carries:
- the st6galnac gene encoding alpha-N-acetylgalactosaminide alpha-2,6-sialyltransferase 2, with the protein MALQRGLVLGVLTIGSLLCVYILCVNVERPLSWSTVPLKHLHSFAAGMSSSSRDSEEPLDRKTNGDQRTHPPPASTFHPELAVVHEHTQTSKGAEHKPADDNVLGVSKLGPGAGSEDATPKPRQPTARPTEPPFIGDAYMSEDIPPQTDCPDGIRSRITVTEFSGKYLKHIPVLQWAKHVTPEQHQRLSRYPGAHGWGGVDYTTLVETLSLLNSSANWQMLDDWKERSNKSECVQCAVVGNGGILRESKKGKEIDKHHYVFRTNGAIIKGFEQDVGSRTTHYTFSTNTLMNSLRSYAGVGYSGPPLSKETRYIFLPDHDRDYLLMKAAVMHAPVERGPEYSKDPLKFFGKDVSAEKLKMYHPDFIRYLRNRFLRSNALKTKYKDIYRPSTGAVMLLAALHTCDKVSAYGFMTPDYRKYSDHYYDSAYRPVGFFINHDLRMEMTLWQQLHQAGLIRLYMRE; encoded by the exons ATGGCCCTCCAGAGGGGTCTGGTGCTCGGTGTGTTGACCATCGGCTCCCTGCTGTGCGTCTACATCTTGTGTGTGAACGTGGAGCGGCCTCTGTCCTGGTCCACGGTGCCCCTGAAACACCTCCACAGCTTCGCAGCGGGAATGagcag CAGCTCACGAGACTCCGAGGAGCCTCTCGACAGAAAGACTAACGGTGACCAGCGGACCCATCCGCCCCCGGCCTCCACCTTTCACCCGGAGCTCGCAGTTGTTCATGAACACACGCAAACATCCAAAGGCGCTGAGCACAAACCAGCCGATGACAATGTCCTGGGTGTGTCAAAGTTGGGTCCCGGGGCCGGTTCCGAAGACGCCACGCCAAAACCTCGCCAGCCCACAGCCAGGCCAACAGAGCCTCCGTTCATCGGAGACGCTTACATGAGTGAGGATATCCCACCACAAACG GACTGCCCGGATGGAATCAGAAGTCGGATCACAGTAACTGAATTTAGTGGGAAATATCTGAAACACATTCCAGTCCTGCAGTGGGCCAAACACGTCACTCCGGAGCAGCACCAGCGTCTGAGCCGCTATCCGGGAGCACACGGCTGGGGAGGCGTCGATTACACAA CTCTGGTGGAGACGCTTTCTCTCCTCAACTCATCTGCTAACTGGCAGATGTTGGACGACTGGAAGGAGCGCAGCAACAAATCTGAATGTGTCCAATGTGCTGTGGTTGGGAACGGTGGGATACTGAGAGAGTCAAAGAAAGGGAAGGAGATCGACAAGCATCACTATGTTTTCAG GACCAACGGAGCCATCATCAAGGGCTTTGAGCAGGACGTAGGATCTCGAACCACCCACTACACGTTCTCCACCAACACGCTGATGAACTCTTTGAGGAGCTACGCGGGCGTCGGTTACAGCGGGCCGCCTCTCTCTAAG GAAACGAGGTACATTTTTCTGCCAGATCATGATCGGGATTATCTGCTGATGAAAGCTGCGGTCATGCACGCTCCAGTTGAGAGAGGACCTGAATATTCCAAAGA TCCACTTAAGTTCTTCGGAAAGGACGTGTCAGCGGAAAAGCTGAAGATGTACCACCCGGATTTCATCCGTTACCTCAGAAACag ATTCCTTCGCTCCAATGCTCTGAAAACCAAATATAAGGACATCTACCGTCCGTCGACAGGAGCTGTGATGCTGCTGGCTGCGCTGCACACTTGTGACAAG GTGAGTGCGTACGGCTTCATGACGCCAGACTACAGGAAGTACTCCGACCACTACTACGACAGCGCTTACCGCCCCGTGGGCTTCTTCATCAACCACGACCTGCGAATGGAAATGACTCTCTGGCAGCAGCTGCACCAAGCCGGCCTCATACGACTGTACATGCGCGAGTGA
- the LOC137909997 gene encoding D(5)-like dopamine receptor, giving the protein MPWRAVSEVAGVWLFGRFCDTWVAFDIMCSTASILNLCVISVDRYWAISSPFKYERKMTRRFALLMIGGAWTLSVLVSFIPVRLNWHRADDSTDQPDACSASLNRTYAVSSSLVSFYIPVVIMVGTYTRIFRIAQTQIRRISSLERAAGSRAQNQLHRASTQDENALKTSFKRETKVLKTLSVIMGVFVFCWLPFFVLNCVVPFCNPDRPGEPPCVSDTTFSIFVWFGWANSSLNPVIYAFNADFRKAFSTILGCGKFCSTSTSTAEAVDFSNELASYHHDTCTAQKEPCAAPGPGAQRPVGPTHAGGNPVQKFNNVSLISDDFCNHSNLLLPAMLHYECQAEICLDMMPFSSSGPAESCLLPGQVQEP; this is encoded by the coding sequence ATGCCGTGGCGCGCCGTGTCCGAGGTGGCTGGCGTCTGGCTCTTCGGGCGTTTCTGTGACACCTGGGTCGCTTTCGACATCATGTGCTCCACCGCGTCCATCCTAAACTTGTGCGTAATCAGCGTGGACCGCTACTGGGCCATCTCCAGCCCGTTCAAGTACGAGCGGAAGATGACGCGCCGGTTCGCCCTCCTGATGATCGGCGGCGCGTGGACTCTCTCCGTGCTCGTCTCGTTCATTCCCGTGCGCCTCAACTGGCACCGCGCCGACGACTCCACCGACCAACCGGATGCGTGCAGCGCCAGCCTCAACCGGACTTACGCGGTCTCCTCGTCTCTCGTAAGCTTCTACATCCCCGTCGTGATCATGGTCGGCACGTACACGCGCATTTTCCGCATCGCGCAAACCCAAATCCGGCGGATCTCGTCTTTGGAGAGAGCAGCGGGGTCCCGTGCGCAAAACCAACTCCACCGCGCGTCGACGCAGGACGAAAACGCGCTGAAAACGTCTTTCAAAAGAGAAACCAAGGTGTTGAAGACGCTGTCCGTCATCATGGGGGTGTTCGTGTTCTGTTGGCTGCCCTTTTTTGTCCTAAATTGCGTGGTGCCTTTCTGCAACCCGGACAGACCCGGAGAGCCGCCGTGCGTCAGCGACACCACGTTCAGCATCTTCGTGTGGTTCGGCTGGGCCAATTCGTCTCTGAATCCGGTCATTTACGCCTTTAATGCCGATTTCAGGAAGGCCTTCTCCACCATTCTGGGCTGTGGTAAGTTCTgctccacgtccacgtccacggcGGAGGCGGTGGACTTCAGCAACGAGCTGGCGTCGTACCACCACGACACCTGCACCGCGCAGAAGGAGCCGTGCGCCGCGCCGGGGCCCGGCGCGCAGAGGCCGGTGGGACCGACACACGCAGGAGGGAATCCGGTGCAGAAGTTTAACAACGTTTCTCTCATCTCCGATGATTTCTGTAACCATAGCAACCTGCTGCTGCCGGCGATGCTGCACTACGAGTGCCAGGCGGAGATCTGTTTGGACATGATGCCCTTCAGTTCCTCCGGACCCGCTGAGTCTTGTCTTCTTCCAGGGCAAGTCCAGGAGCCGTGA